From the genome of Cloacibacillus sp. An23:
TATCTTCGCTGCCGCCGTCGCCGCTTCAGCGCTGTGCTCCATGTACCAGCGGCGGTTCTTATAAACTCCGACAGTCAGGAACGGTACCACGACTGCGATGATCCCGAGGTAGCCGCAGTAGCCGTAGCCGTATTTGATGATGTTCGTCAGTCCCATCATGGATATGCTCATCGAGAGCACGATGATGAAGGCTGAGACTATAGCTCCGCGCACCGGGGCAGACTTGATCCCGCTGAAGACCGGATGGCTCTCAAATCGCGCGACGAAGCCGAAAATCGTCGTGACGGCGGTCGATATGAGGCAGAGCAGCAGGCATACGCCGTAGACCACAGTAAGGACGCTTATGTTCATCACGCCGCATATCGTCAGCGTCGGGATGACGCTCCCGTTTTCTATCCCGCTGTAGACGCTGTGCCATGAGAGCAGCATGAACACAGAAAGGACCAGCGCCGCCGTGTTCAGCGCGAAGGATATCCACATCGACTTAGCGCAGTCCTCGCGCGTCTTCATTATCGTGCCGCAGGCTACCATCGTCGGCAGCGTCACGCATTGAAAGCCAGCATAGACGAATGCGTTGAACACGGCCTCCGGGACGTTGCTGAAGCCGTTGCTGCCGAAATCGGCGAGCATGACAGACATCACGGAGCTGTCGCTCTTATATATGCCGACCGCGTATATCGTAACGGCCGTAACCAGTATCGCGAGCCCCATGTAGGTCGAGGCCGCGCGCACGACGCCCGCGCCGAAAATCGTAAGCAGCAGAACGAGCGCGCCAACCGAGACGACGCCTATGTAATAGTTCAGGCCGAAGTAAACGGCGAGCGCGGAAGCCGCGCCGGATATGGCCGCCGCGACAGCCATCAGCACCATGATATAGAAGAATATCTCGAAAAGCCACACAAGCTTGTCGAACGGATGATAAAGAGCCTCGAAAAGCTGCTTGTGGTTAGTGAGGCCGCGCGAGTTATACATCACCATAGCCTGCCGCATGGTGAGCGTTAGCAGCAGCATCGCAAGCACTGCCGACAGCACCCCGGCCCATCCGAGGTATACGTAGTAGGTGTTAGCCTGGTTGCCTGTGGCGAAGCCGCCGCCCGCGTGGGCCGAGAACAGTACCGCCCCCACAGAGAAGGCGGCGAAGAATGACGCTTTGGGACTTACGTTTTTCATTATGTTTCCTCCTGCCGTTGATGTTCGTCCCGGCATCGGGGAATAAAAAAATCCTTTCGTCCCCTCTGCCTTAACACAGAAGAGACGAAAGGATCAAGCCTTCCGCGGTACCACTCTTCTTCGTCCCACGATACGGGACGCGCTCAGCGAGGCACTATCATGCCTCCGCCCTGTGACGGGAGCGCCCGTCCGCGCCTACTCGCTTCCTTCGGCGCGGCTGCTGCTACAGCGAGTTCCCCGGTTCCGCCGTCTTGATGCCTCGCACCTACCGGCATTTCTCTGAAAGCACTTTCCCGGCTACTACTCTGCGTCATCGCATTTCAAGCGTGAGCAAGAATAGCAAACATAGAATGAAATGTCAAGAACAAAACTTACATATTTTCATTGCGATGCTGAAATATGAAAAAGCGGCCGGACGCGAGCCCGGCCGCTCTGCTTATCTGTATCGGCGAAAGTTCTACAGTTTTGAGAACCCCGCGATGCGCTCGACCGGAAGCGCGAATGCTATAGCCTTGGCGTCGGTCTCCGGCCCCGCCTTGTCTATTATCGCGCGCACGATGGATTCCTCAGAATCCTTGCTGACTACGATATAGATCATCTCTTTTTCTTCGGCTATAGTAAGGCCGAAGAATTTCGCCATGCGGCCCGCGGTGCCCTTGGCGTGAATGACGGTACCGCCGCGCGCCCCGGCCTCTCTCGCCGCGTCCATGACCATGTCGACGCAGCCCTTCTCCGCAATCGTCACCACCAACGAATACCTCATATCATCCACCCTCTTTCTGAAATCTTCGTTCAATCCGGCTCCCGGCACATATTCGGCGTTCGACGCCCCGGCTATCGACTCGACCGGGAGCATGACGGCGACTCCCTCGTTCGGCGCGTCTATGCGCATCTCGGAGACGAGGCCGTCCATGATGCCGTTCGCCGTATCCGAACCGCACAGGCAGCATATCACTTGGCGCGCTTTCTTCTCAAGCCCCCAGAGGCTGAGCATCTTTTTCTGCGCCGTTCCTTCACATAAATAGCTGTAGACCAGGTTCGCCCCGCGGCGGCGGCAGAACTCCGCGTAATCGTCGCTGCGCTCGCGCTGGACGACGGACAGGACGAAATTGAGGCCGCGGGCGTCGTGTTCGCGTAAA
Proteins encoded in this window:
- a CDS encoding P-II family nitrogen regulator, whose amino-acid sequence is MTNAADLREHDARGLNFVLSVVQRERSDDYAEFCRRRGANLVYSYLCEGTAQKKMLSLWGLEKKARQVICCLCGSDTANGIMDGLVSEMRIDAPNEGVAVMLPVESIAGASNAEYVPGAGLNEDFRKRVDDMRYSLVVTIAEKGCVDMVMDAAREAGARGGTVIHAKGTAGRMAKFFGLTIAEEKEMIYIVVSKDSEESIVRAIIDKAGPETDAKAIAFALPVERIAGFSKL